One segment of Chloracidobacterium sp. DNA contains the following:
- a CDS encoding ATP synthase F0 subunit B yields MSLMPFPPLFVAAGVPLWAKFLNFAVYAGLLTLLLAKPVTEGLRKRAQNIRDALARAGQERALAEAKLRELEERLARLESELVAIRTQAEQDAQAEYDRILAAAEADAERLRRLARLEIEGASQAARLELQAFAASKAVELAEALLRRELSADDHSRLVATYTAQLEKQRA; encoded by the coding sequence ATGAGTTTGATGCCGTTTCCGCCGCTGTTTGTCGCCGCCGGCGTTCCGCTGTGGGCGAAATTTCTGAATTTCGCCGTTTATGCCGGCCTGCTGACGCTCCTGCTCGCCAAACCGGTGACGGAAGGGTTGCGCAAACGCGCCCAAAACATTCGGGATGCTCTTGCCCGCGCCGGCCAGGAGCGAGCTTTGGCTGAGGCCAAGCTGCGCGAGCTGGAAGAGCGTCTGGCGCGTCTTGAGTCGGAGCTGGTCGCCATCCGCACTCAGGCCGAGCAGGACGCTCAAGCCGAGTACGACCGCATTCTCGCCGCCGCTGAAGCCGACGCTGAACGCCTACGTCGTCTCGCCAGGCTGGAGATTGAGGGCGCAAGCCAAGCGGCGCGGCTTGAGCTCCAAGCCTTTGCCGCCTCCAAAGCGGTCGAGCTGGCGGAGGCGCTCCTTCGGCGCGAACTCTCCGCCGATGACCACTCGCGTCTGGTGGCGACCTACACCGCCCAGCTTGAGAAGCAGCGCGCTTGA
- a CDS encoding iron ABC transporter permease, whose amino-acid sequence MGVRRTVSPLLFFPLAIGLLGASVVLGVAIGSVTVPPATVVAVLVSKLLPWLRADGLSPTDEAIVWAMRLPRVLVAALVGAALATAGVQMQGLFRNPLASPDIVGTSAGGALGAVVAIAAGLSAVSPVYIPAFSFGGSAVALVTVYALTARAGRAPMTTLLLAGVAIGSLCGALTALVVSLAWKRWEVAQEISFWLMGGFDSRTWLHVRLLLPCVLVGFGVALAYAPELDVMSLGVEDARALGVEVRRTTWIVLTAAALLTGAAVAVGGIIGFVGLMVPHAVRFVVGPRHRILTPACALVGAAFLVGADLLARTVNRPEEIRLGIVTAIIGAPYFLRLLLRPME is encoded by the coding sequence ATGGGCGTACGCCGTACGGTCTCCCCGCTGTTGTTTTTTCCGTTAGCGATCGGTCTATTGGGGGCGTCCGTAGTGTTGGGCGTAGCTATCGGCAGTGTGACCGTGCCGCCGGCGACTGTCGTTGCCGTCCTTGTCTCGAAATTATTGCCTTGGTTGAGAGCTGACGGTTTGTCGCCGACCGACGAAGCAATTGTCTGGGCAATGCGTTTGCCGCGGGTGCTGGTCGCTGCGTTGGTTGGGGCGGCGTTAGCGACGGCGGGTGTCCAGATGCAGGGCTTGTTTCGCAACCCACTGGCGTCGCCGGATATTGTTGGAACGAGCGCAGGCGGAGCGCTAGGGGCGGTTGTCGCCATCGCCGCTGGTCTGTCGGCGGTTTCACCTGTTTATATTCCGGCGTTTTCGTTTGGAGGGAGCGCCGTAGCGTTAGTGACCGTTTACGCGCTGACAGCCCGTGCTGGACGAGCGCCTATGACGACGCTGTTGCTGGCCGGCGTTGCGATTGGGTCACTATGCGGCGCACTGACGGCGCTAGTCGTTTCGCTGGCGTGGAAGCGGTGGGAGGTCGCGCAGGAGATTTCATTCTGGCTAATGGGCGGCTTCGACAGCCGGACGTGGCTGCATGTTCGGCTGTTGCTGCCGTGTGTTTTGGTCGGTTTTGGTGTGGCGCTTGCTTATGCGCCGGAACTGGATGTGATGTCATTAGGTGTTGAAGACGCCCGCGCCTTGGGCGTCGAAGTCCGTCGGACGACTTGGATAGTGCTTACCGCGGCGGCTTTACTGACCGGCGCAGCGGTCGCGGTTGGCGGGATCATCGGCTTTGTCGGCCTCATGGTCCCACACGCTGTCCGCTTCGTAGTCGGGCCGCGTCATCGAATTCTGACACCGGCCTGCGCGCTTGTTGGAGCGGCGTTTCTAGTGGGTGCAGACTTGCTGGCCAGAACTGTTAATCGTCCCGAAGAAATTCGGCTAGGCATTGTCACAGCGATCATCGGCGCGCCTTATTTCCTACGCTTGCTCTTGCGACCTATGGAATAA
- the atpG gene encoding ATP synthase F1 subunit gamma, translated as MPNLQGLRRRIKAVKNMRQITKSYKLVSASKLRRAQERVTATRPYARKMQEVLRNLSAATDFTSPLMEERAGNRTLLVLITADKGLCGAFNANLIRAVQQYITEHPTERVELVVIGRKGRDFFRRRAIPIRKEYINVTSKTFGYELAVEIAQDILNIYEGAAEDEETLAVRPDRVCLVYAEFRSALSQVVRIEQLLPVVRPARDEAVASQSGPDYIYEQPPAEILGRLLPRFVETCIFQALLESVASEHGARMAAMDSASRNAGEVIAHLTLTMNRIRQAAITNEIIEVISGAAAL; from the coding sequence ATGCCGAATTTGCAGGGTCTTCGACGGCGCATCAAAGCCGTCAAAAACATGCGCCAGATTACCAAGTCATACAAACTTGTTTCGGCCTCAAAGCTCCGCCGTGCGCAGGAACGGGTGACGGCGACGCGACCCTACGCGCGAAAAATGCAGGAAGTGCTGCGCAACTTGTCGGCGGCGACCGACTTCACCAGTCCGCTAATGGAAGAGCGGGCAGGCAACCGAACGCTGCTCGTCTTGATCACAGCCGACAAGGGTCTGTGCGGGGCCTTCAACGCGAATCTCATTCGAGCGGTACAACAGTACATCACAGAGCATCCTACCGAGCGCGTCGAGTTAGTGGTCATTGGACGCAAGGGCAGGGATTTTTTCCGCCGGCGCGCCATCCCAATTCGCAAGGAGTACATCAACGTCACGTCGAAGACCTTCGGCTATGAGTTGGCGGTTGAAATCGCCCAAGACATTTTGAATATCTACGAAGGCGCTGCTGAAGACGAAGAAACCCTTGCGGTACGACCCGATCGCGTCTGCCTTGTCTATGCTGAGTTTCGGTCGGCACTCTCACAGGTTGTGCGGATTGAGCAACTGCTGCCCGTTGTACGTCCGGCGAGAGACGAAGCGGTCGCAAGCCAGAGCGGGCCAGACTACATTTACGAGCAACCGCCGGCGGAGATTCTTGGACGCTTGCTGCCGCGCTTTGTCGAAACCTGCATCTTTCAGGCCTTGCTAGAGTCAGTAGCCTCGGAGCATGGCGCACGCATGGCGGCGATGGATTCCGCCAGCCGCAACGCCGGTGAAGTCATCGCTCATTTGACCTTGACGATGAACCGCATTCGGCAGGCGGCGATTACAAACGAGATTATCGAAGTCATCAGCGGCGCGGCGGCCCTGTAG
- the rpmF gene encoding 50S ribosomal protein L32, whose protein sequence is MPNPKRRHSSSRRGKRRAHDALPYPTLVRCPNCGAPRLPHRVCGECGFYRGRQVIQVRRKEEE, encoded by the coding sequence ATGCCGAACCCAAAACGACGCCACTCTTCATCACGGCGTGGGAAGCGTCGCGCTCATGACGCGCTTCCTTACCCCACCTTGGTGCGTTGCCCAAACTGTGGGGCGCCGCGCTTGCCGCACCGTGTCTGCGGCGAGTGTGGCTTCTATCGCGGCCGTCAGGTCATCCAAGTTCGTCGGAAAGAGGAAGAATGA
- the atpA gene encoding F0F1 ATP synthase subunit alpha produces MEAIRADEISQLIREQIETFQTGVTVAEVGTVIKVGDGIAEIHGLDKVMAGELLDLPHNVKGIALNLEEDKVGAVLFGEYQAIKQGDLVKRTKRIMSVPVGEGFLGRVVNALGEPIDGRGPIANDGYNPVERLAPGIVERRSVKEPMMTGIKAIDAMIPIGRGQRELIIGDRQTGKTTIAIDTIINSKGKDLICIYVAIGQRKGSIAQLVKRLEEYDAMSYTIVVSASSSDPAAMQYLAPYAGTAMGEYFMDRGKHVLCIYDDLSKHAVAYREISLLLRRPPGREAYPGDVFYLHSRLLERAAKYNEKRGGGSLTALPIIETQAGDISAYIPTNVISITDGQIFLETDLFNAGVRPAINVGNSVSRVGSSAQTKAMKQVAGMLRLELAQYRELAAFAQFSSDLDKATQRLLARGQRLTEILKQGQYSPMPLEEQVFVIWAATNGYVDDIPVSEVRRFEAELLAYLKNNHAALLQEIATKKELTDDIKAKMKAAADAFKQTFVVRA; encoded by the coding sequence ATGGAAGCCATTCGAGCTGATGAAATTAGCCAGCTAATCCGTGAGCAAATTGAGACTTTCCAAACCGGCGTGACCGTCGCCGAGGTCGGGACGGTTATTAAAGTCGGCGACGGCATTGCCGAAATCCATGGTCTGGACAAGGTCATGGCCGGCGAGTTGCTTGACCTGCCGCACAACGTCAAAGGCATCGCCCTCAACCTTGAAGAAGACAAAGTTGGAGCGGTGCTCTTTGGCGAGTATCAGGCCATCAAGCAGGGCGATTTGGTCAAGCGCACCAAGCGCATTATGTCCGTCCCCGTCGGCGAGGGCTTTCTGGGGCGCGTCGTCAACGCGCTGGGTGAACCGATTGACGGACGCGGCCCAATCGCCAACGACGGCTACAACCCGGTTGAGCGACTTGCGCCGGGCATCGTCGAGCGGCGCTCGGTCAAAGAACCAATGATGACTGGCATCAAGGCGATTGACGCCATGATTCCAATTGGGCGCGGTCAGCGCGAACTCATCATCGGCGACCGGCAGACCGGTAAGACGACCATCGCCATTGACACCATCATCAACTCCAAGGGGAAAGACCTCATCTGTATCTACGTGGCGATTGGTCAGCGCAAAGGCTCTATCGCCCAACTCGTCAAGCGGCTCGAAGAGTACGACGCCATGAGTTACACCATTGTGGTGTCGGCCTCGTCATCCGACCCGGCCGCCATGCAGTACCTTGCGCCGTACGCTGGGACGGCGATGGGTGAGTACTTCATGGATCGTGGTAAGCATGTCCTGTGCATTTACGATGACCTGTCGAAGCATGCCGTCGCGTATCGGGAAATCTCGCTTCTGCTGCGGCGGCCGCCAGGGCGCGAAGCCTATCCGGGCGACGTGTTTTACCTGCATTCGCGTTTGCTGGAGCGGGCGGCGAAGTATAACGAAAAGCGCGGCGGCGGTTCGCTGACCGCCTTACCGATTATTGAGACGCAAGCGGGGGACATTTCTGCTTACATCCCTACGAACGTCATTTCGATTACCGACGGGCAGATTTTCCTCGAAACCGATCTGTTCAATGCCGGCGTGCGTCCGGCCATCAACGTCGGCAACTCGGTGTCCCGCGTTGGCAGCTCGGCGCAGACCAAGGCGATGAAGCAGGTCGCCGGGATGCTCCGGCTCGAACTGGCACAGTACCGCGAACTGGCGGCCTTTGCCCAGTTTAGCTCTGACCTCGATAAAGCGACGCAGCGCCTGCTAGCGCGCGGCCAGCGCCTAACGGAAATTCTCAAGCAGGGGCAGTATTCGCCTATGCCCTTGGAGGAACAGGTGTTCGTCATCTGGGCGGCGACCAACGGCTATGTGGATGACATTCCGGTGTCGGAAGTGCGGCGGTTTGAGGCGGAGTTACTGGCCTACCTCAAAAACAACCATGCGGCGCTGCTTCAAGAAATCGCCACAAAAAAAGAGCTCACCGACGACATCAAGGCCAAAATGAAGGCAGCGGCGGATGCTTTCAAACAAACCTTTGTCGTTCGCGCGTGA
- a CDS encoding response regulator — MRRKVLLADDSLSIQKMFGLYLEKCEIDVVALSNGETAVSKLPAIQPDLILADVFMPGRTGYEVCEYVKQHPDFKHIPVLLLTGKFEPYDEKEAKRVKADGHIVKPIAEQEFVALIRKMLERAAPKPASPPTTAPSVAQTQVLGSFAPPPVTPVAKEPSALGNQPPSFHFVGLDPKADVPPPTIKVTPSMIDDGRLPDLEPLLPLDPAPSPPPSQDTGDFILDLPPPEQAPPVLTYPEPPKTLSTPIARPTFPPMPPPDFGVTTTKLDPAELPELLAAAPTPVTTSSALETESPLELDEAPTFAPSSTPDVLVTPATEVQTEILTQEVSAVVSSEPAETPVSAAAAPLEEAPVFIVDAGTSESSPVAAEVSAPTFVVTPPAQVTPPWTSPLDQPPLATALETKDETTSLPPATTSLTTVQTSDLLSEPIPPPDFLVGMVSPPTAAEPPAAEVAPAPSPHDAAPAGAPVMEPVTELAAPPSPPAFEIAVQEESSIADTDLLPDELLAIRKQQQAEARVEPAVESAPTPAAEAPSLVFEVAETPTETASVAAMEVAETSAPSLETSVEPALPPPTPVVEAPSFTSAVDTPQAETAVAAAMEAGEADVSAVAPKPVMAVTTPTTLQESASTPAFAPTFTPAALEIAPFAPASPVDSPSVEAVEATPAAVSPIGPMTLVDESVRFADGPATLVDESISVTEVSAAVAPTPSVLPAHVEEPLAAETAQLATTEALPVAPVEAMPPAAVDWSSFTLPPAVVDDIVRRVVAEISDRVVREIAWEVVPDLAELLIKKHLAQGNGQRTDA; from the coding sequence ATGCGTCGTAAAGTCCTGCTGGCAGACGACAGTTTGAGCATCCAGAAGATGTTCGGGCTGTACCTTGAAAAGTGCGAGATTGACGTCGTCGCTCTAAGCAACGGGGAAACGGCGGTCTCGAAACTGCCCGCCATCCAACCGGACTTGATTCTGGCCGATGTCTTCATGCCTGGCCGCACCGGCTACGAGGTGTGCGAATACGTCAAGCAACATCCAGACTTCAAGCATATTCCGGTTCTCCTCCTAACAGGCAAATTTGAGCCGTACGACGAAAAGGAAGCTAAGCGCGTCAAGGCTGACGGACATATTGTCAAACCAATTGCGGAGCAGGAGTTTGTCGCGCTCATTCGGAAAATGCTGGAACGGGCTGCGCCAAAGCCGGCCTCGCCGCCAACCACCGCGCCGTCAGTTGCTCAGACACAAGTGCTTGGCTCGTTTGCTCCACCGCCTGTTACTCCTGTCGCGAAGGAGCCGTCCGCGCTTGGCAACCAACCGCCGAGCTTTCACTTTGTCGGCTTGGATCCGAAAGCCGATGTTCCACCGCCAACGATTAAGGTTACACCTTCAATGATAGACGACGGGCGGCTTCCTGACTTGGAACCGCTCCTGCCGCTTGATCCAGCGCCGTCGCCGCCACCCTCTCAGGACACAGGGGACTTTATTCTTGACCTGCCGCCGCCGGAACAAGCGCCACCCGTGTTGACCTATCCGGAGCCGCCCAAGACGCTTTCTACGCCGATCGCTCGTCCGACATTTCCACCGATGCCGCCGCCGGACTTTGGTGTGACCACCACGAAGCTCGATCCGGCGGAACTCCCCGAACTGTTGGCAGCCGCCCCGACTCCAGTAACCACTTCAAGCGCGCTTGAGACAGAGTCGCCGCTGGAACTGGATGAGGCCCCAACGTTTGCGCCATCGTCTACACCAGATGTCCTGGTTACGCCGGCGACAGAGGTTCAGACGGAAATCCTTACGCAAGAGGTTAGCGCGGTTGTTTCCTCTGAACCGGCTGAGACGCCTGTTTCCGCCGCAGCAGCGCCGCTGGAAGAAGCCCCGGTCTTTATTGTTGACGCAGGGACAAGCGAGTCGTCGCCAGTTGCTGCGGAAGTTTCAGCGCCCACTTTTGTTGTCACCCCGCCAGCACAGGTTACGCCTCCGTGGACAAGTCCGCTTGACCAACCTCCTTTGGCAACGGCGTTGGAGACCAAGGACGAAACCACCTCCTTGCCTCCAGCCACAACATCGCTAACGACCGTTCAAACAAGCGATCTTTTGAGTGAGCCAATCCCGCCGCCTGACTTTCTGGTTGGGATGGTCTCGCCTCCAACAGCGGCTGAGCCGCCAGCGGCGGAAGTCGCCCCGGCGCCCAGCCCCCATGACGCTGCGCCAGCCGGTGCGCCGGTGATGGAGCCGGTGACGGAGCTAGCTGCACCACCGTCGCCGCCAGCCTTTGAGATTGCAGTGCAGGAAGAGTCCTCAATAGCGGACACTGATCTACTCCCGGACGAACTGCTTGCCATCCGCAAACAACAGCAGGCAGAGGCTCGTGTTGAACCTGCCGTTGAGTCTGCGCCGACGCCGGCGGCGGAAGCGCCGTCCTTGGTCTTTGAGGTTGCTGAAACACCCACCGAAACAGCCAGCGTGGCGGCGATGGAAGTCGCTGAAACCAGCGCTCCTTCACTTGAAACGTCGGTTGAGCCAGCGCTGCCGCCGCCAACGCCGGTTGTAGAAGCCCCATCTTTCACCTCTGCAGTTGACACTCCCCAGGCTGAGACGGCTGTGGCAGCCGCTATGGAAGCGGGGGAGGCCGATGTTTCGGCCGTTGCGCCGAAGCCGGTGATGGCCGTTACCACGCCAACGACGCTGCAAGAAAGCGCTTCGACGCCGGCATTCGCGCCGACGTTTACGCCGGCTGCGCTGGAAATCGCGCCCTTTGCACCGGCGTCACCGGTGGATTCCCCGTCGGTTGAAGCTGTGGAAGCTACGCCGGCGGCGGTTTCGCCGATCGGGCCAATGACGCTGGTGGATGAGTCAGTTCGTTTTGCAGATGGGCCGGCGACCCTCGTTGACGAATCAATATCAGTTACTGAGGTTTCGGCTGCCGTCGCGCCTACTCCCTCCGTCCTACCGGCTCATGTTGAGGAGCCGCTGGCGGCCGAGACGGCGCAACTTGCTACAACGGAGGCTTTGCCGGTTGCGCCCGTTGAAGCTATGCCGCCAGCCGCCGTTGATTGGTCATCCTTTACACTGCCGCCAGCCGTTGTGGACGACATCGTACGGAGGGTAGTCGCTGAAATTTCAGATCGGGTTGTCCGCGAAATTGCTTGGGAAGTGGTTCCTGATCTGGCTGAACTGCTCATCAAGAAACATCTGGCGCAGGGCAACGGTCAGAGGACGGACGCCTAA
- a CDS encoding acetylornithine/succinylornithine family transaminase has product MTPTAALAALEAQHSLGLYLPRGITLVRGAGAYVWDAEGRRYLDCTAAYGVASLGHCHPAVVEAISQQAATLIACSGSFGNDQRAQLYAELTAVMPVGLTRLFFCNSGAEANEAALKFARLTTGRHGVVAAIRGFHGRTAGALTATWEPKYREPFEPLLPGFKYVPYNDVAALERAVTDEIGAVILEVIQGEGGVRPGTVEFLQTAQHLCRERGALLIVDEVQSGFGRTGAFFACEAVGVQPDILTMAKGIASGFPMGAVAVGERVAQPATGQHGTTFGGGPLACAAARATLHVLRETNLPAQVARRSAVLFERLRAIPSRRIRDVRGRGFMIGIELTEPAATYIAAAQARGLLVLNAGPSVIRLLPPLILDEEDIAYAVAVLTEVLTAP; this is encoded by the coding sequence GTGACGCCAACCGCCGCCCTTGCTGCGCTTGAAGCCCAACACAGCCTGGGGTTGTACCTCCCACGCGGTATTACCCTTGTTCGTGGTGCCGGTGCATATGTCTGGGACGCCGAAGGCCGGCGCTACCTCGACTGCACCGCTGCGTATGGCGTGGCAAGTCTCGGTCACTGCCATCCGGCTGTCGTGGAGGCAATCAGTCAGCAGGCGGCGACACTCATCGCCTGTTCCGGCTCGTTTGGGAATGACCAGCGCGCGCAGCTCTACGCTGAGCTGACAGCGGTGATGCCGGTGGGCTTGACGCGACTGTTTTTCTGCAACTCCGGGGCCGAGGCCAATGAAGCGGCGCTCAAGTTTGCGCGTTTGACGACAGGCCGCCATGGCGTTGTGGCGGCAATCCGGGGCTTTCACGGCCGGACGGCTGGAGCGCTGACGGCGACGTGGGAGCCAAAATACCGCGAGCCGTTTGAGCCGCTGTTGCCGGGATTTAAGTACGTTCCCTACAACGATGTCGCGGCGCTGGAGCGCGCCGTGACGGATGAGATTGGGGCGGTCATTCTTGAAGTCATCCAAGGCGAGGGCGGTGTCCGGCCCGGAACAGTTGAATTCCTTCAGACGGCTCAGCATCTCTGCCGGGAGCGTGGCGCGTTACTGATTGTAGACGAGGTGCAATCAGGCTTTGGACGAACGGGTGCATTCTTCGCCTGTGAAGCCGTTGGCGTACAGCCGGACATCCTAACAATGGCCAAAGGAATTGCGAGCGGCTTTCCAATGGGGGCCGTGGCGGTGGGCGAGCGGGTGGCGCAGCCGGCGACCGGCCAGCATGGCACAACCTTCGGCGGTGGGCCGCTGGCTTGCGCCGCCGCCCGTGCAACATTGCACGTTCTCAGGGAAACAAACCTTCCGGCGCAGGTTGCGCGCCGCAGTGCTGTGCTTTTTGAGCGACTGCGCGCCATACCAAGCCGCCGGATTCGAGATGTACGCGGACGCGGCTTCATGATTGGGATTGAGCTGACTGAACCGGCGGCGACCTACATCGCAGCCGCTCAGGCACGAGGGTTACTGGTTCTCAACGCCGGCCCAAGTGTTATTCGGCTGCTCCCGCCCCTCATTCTGGATGAGGAAGATATTGCCTATGCCGTCGCTGTTTTGACAGAGGTTCTCACCGCGCCATAG
- a CDS encoding HD domain-containing protein, whose product MSRPVKNFTSHRPKHHPALVSGRATRWGKTIRDAVHGDMAFSADEVRLLDTRAMQRLRGIKQLGLSSLVYPSAVHTRFEHSLGACHLAGRIIDSLEQKGVYRFTEDERRRIRAMALLHDITHVPFGHTFEDERRIAPRHDADAARLDAILDDDLGWELERQGLLATVRAHLTDGVARTPDDDFLHDIFAGTICADLLDYLRRDARFCGLTVDYDDRLFTLFTRLGGRLALDLQRHGRFRHDALSEVVQVLRMRYLLTERVYFHHAKIAAGAMLSKALEMAIAAGRFRYADLFHLRDDVFLYVLRQQTADLPEVRRLLADIECRRLYKPIFWTTRDGIREEELADLKRRFYENADGARAQLETELCEAVGMPQGSVIVYCPSPDMSLKEADVTVQLSETQSARLSSLRHPEIETLLLRHRQLWRLVVLACPNFGRRDAAIRRTLTRLCETRLNLPHGGDGGRTQPPFAFPPFQTQV is encoded by the coding sequence TTGTCGAGGCCTGTCAAAAACTTCACCTCCCACCGGCCAAAACATCATCCGGCGTTAGTTTCCGGACGCGCCACCCGGTGGGGGAAAACTATCCGCGACGCCGTCCATGGTGACATGGCGTTTTCAGCCGATGAAGTGCGTTTGCTGGACACACGCGCCATGCAACGCTTGCGCGGCATCAAGCAGCTTGGCCTTAGTTCCTTGGTGTATCCGTCGGCGGTGCACACCCGCTTCGAGCACTCCTTAGGCGCATGCCACTTGGCTGGAAGAATCATTGACAGCCTTGAGCAGAAGGGCGTCTACCGCTTCACGGAAGATGAGCGCCGCCGCATCCGTGCGATGGCGCTGCTACACGACATCACCCACGTTCCTTTTGGACACACCTTTGAAGACGAACGCCGCATTGCGCCACGCCATGACGCAGATGCGGCGCGGCTCGACGCCATACTGGACGATGATCTGGGCTGGGAGCTTGAACGACAGGGGTTGCTGGCGACAGTGCGCGCTCATCTAACCGACGGCGTCGCCCGGACGCCGGACGACGATTTTCTTCACGACATCTTCGCCGGTACGATTTGCGCTGACTTACTAGACTATCTGCGGCGTGATGCGCGTTTTTGTGGGCTAACAGTGGACTACGACGACCGCCTGTTCACGCTCTTTACACGTCTGGGTGGGCGGCTGGCGCTTGACCTCCAGCGCCATGGACGATTTCGCCACGACGCCCTATCGGAAGTGGTTCAGGTGTTGCGGATGCGCTACCTCCTGACCGAGCGAGTGTATTTCCATCACGCCAAGATCGCGGCCGGGGCGATGCTGTCAAAGGCGCTCGAAATGGCTATCGCCGCCGGCAGGTTTCGCTACGCCGACCTTTTCCACTTGCGGGATGACGTTTTTCTCTACGTTCTGCGTCAGCAAACCGCCGATCTACCGGAGGTGCGACGACTGCTGGCGGACATTGAGTGTCGCCGACTGTACAAACCGATTTTCTGGACAACCCGTGACGGAATCCGGGAGGAGGAGCTGGCTGACCTCAAGCGCCGATTTTATGAAAATGCCGACGGCGCACGCGCCCAGCTGGAGACGGAGTTGTGTGAGGCGGTAGGAATGCCCCAAGGCAGCGTAATTGTCTATTGCCCATCGCCAGACATGTCACTCAAAGAAGCCGATGTGACGGTACAGTTGTCGGAAACGCAGTCGGCGCGGTTGTCGTCATTGCGGCATCCTGAGATTGAGACTTTGCTGTTACGGCATCGCCAACTGTGGCGCTTAGTAGTGCTGGCTTGCCCAAACTTTGGACGCCGCGACGCCGCCATCCGACGGACGCTAACACGGCTGTGTGAAACGCGACTCAATCTACCCCATGGCGGCGACGGCGGCAGGACGCAACCCCCTTTTGCTTTTCCGCCGTTTCAGACGCAGGTTTAG
- the atpH gene encoding ATP synthase F1 subunit delta: MTSLANRYARAVADAAGADFPTVVEEVKTFHQLMTSHAELTEALTNPTIPLDQKERFLRALCARLKPHPTTTNFLMVVLRHQRMAVLGDIQKALEALLDARSGVVAVEVASAKPLSVRERRALEERLRKLVGGDIRLTYKEAPELLGGVVACVGSTYYDGSIRTQLAEIRERLTRRY, encoded by the coding sequence ATGACTTCACTCGCCAATCGTTACGCCCGCGCAGTGGCCGACGCCGCCGGCGCGGATTTTCCAACCGTTGTTGAAGAGGTCAAAACGTTCCACCAGCTCATGACGAGTCACGCCGAGTTGACCGAGGCGCTGACTAACCCCACGATTCCGCTCGACCAAAAGGAGCGATTTCTACGCGCCCTCTGCGCACGCCTGAAGCCCCATCCGACCACGACAAACTTTCTGATGGTTGTCCTACGCCACCAACGGATGGCCGTGTTGGGCGATATCCAGAAAGCGTTGGAGGCGTTGCTGGACGCGCGTTCCGGCGTGGTTGCCGTTGAGGTGGCCAGCGCCAAACCGCTGAGCGTGCGAGAGCGACGTGCGCTTGAGGAGCGTTTGCGGAAGTTGGTTGGCGGCGATATTCGACTGACCTACAAGGAAGCGCCGGAGTTGCTCGGCGGCGTTGTCGCGTGCGTTGGCAGCACGTACTACGACGGTTCCATTCGCACCCAACTTGCCGAAATTCGAGAGCGACTGACCCGGCGCTACTGA
- a CDS encoding ATP synthase F0 subunit B has protein sequence MMESLLGFSSGQLGRFLAAESSLLTPDWSLFVTVGVFLIVAYLLNVLVFKPVLAVLEERTRLTSGARRMLGDYDQRLAAYEAALRDARVAAAQLIAERRAAALQRRTEIIEQAKQAAAAETAAATQALSAQVAAAKEALLRDAEQLAASIAETILGRRIGASR, from the coding sequence ATGATGGAATCGTTATTGGGCTTCAGTAGTGGACAGCTAGGTCGCTTCCTCGCCGCCGAAAGCAGCTTACTGACGCCTGATTGGTCGCTGTTTGTCACAGTTGGCGTATTCCTCATCGTGGCGTACCTGCTGAACGTTCTGGTCTTCAAGCCAGTTCTGGCAGTGCTGGAGGAGCGTACACGTTTGACGAGCGGTGCCCGCCGAATGCTCGGTGACTACGACCAACGTCTAGCGGCGTACGAGGCAGCGTTGCGTGACGCCCGAGTCGCAGCGGCGCAGCTTATTGCGGAACGTCGGGCCGCCGCCCTGCAGCGGCGTACCGAAATCATCGAACAAGCCAAGCAGGCCGCCGCCGCTGAGACAGCAGCCGCGACGCAAGCGCTCAGCGCTCAGGTCGCCGCTGCCAAAGAAGCCCTCTTGCGCGACGCCGAACAGTTGGCGGCTTCTATTGCCGAAACCATCTTGGGTCGCCGGATTGGAGCGTCCCGATGA